The sequence GCACCAGGCCGCCGAGGCCGATCCCGGCCAGCAGCCGGAAAACGCCGAAGACCCAGGCGCTCGGAGCGAAGGCGCAGAGGATGGTGAAGATCGAGAACGTGACGGCGCACGCCAGGATGGTGCGGCGCCGGCCCCAGGAATCGGCCATCCGCCCGGCCAGCAGGGCGCCGATCATCATCCCGACGAACGCCATGGATCCCATGAGCCCGAGGGAGGTGTTGTCCAGTCCCCAGCCGGTGTCCTCCAGCAGCGAGGTCTGGACGGTGCCGAAGACGATGAGGTCGTAGCCGTCGAAGACCACGAGGAGCCAGCAGACCACCACGGCCAGGGTGGCCTGGCGGCGGGACAGTCCGCTGCCCTGCGGTGAGCCCTGGACGGTGGTGTCGGCCTGTCGGCGGGACGCCGTGGAGGGCGCGCCCGAGGCGGATGTGCGCTGGATCATAGATCTACTGTGAACCTCCGCACACGAACGGTGCCAGAATGATCTACTGTGCAGAAAACGCCGTCCCTGCGGCAGCCGCCGAGGTATCCCGTCGAGTCTGTGGACCACGCCCTGACCCTGATGGAGATGGTGCGTGACTACGGCCGGATACGTATCAGTGTTGCCGCCCGGCTATTGGGAGTCTCCGTCTCCACGGCACACCGCCTCATGGCGATGCTCGTCTACCGCGGGTACGCCGTCCAGGATGCCTCCCGGCGCTACATCCCGGGCCCGGCACTGGGCCTGCCGCCGGTGGGGGTTCCCTGGACGGCTGAGCTGCGTCACCGAAGCTACCCGCACCTGGAGATGCTGGCCGGTCGGCTGCGGGAGACGGCCAACCTGATGGTGCGTGCGGGGACCGAAGTGTGTTTCCTGGCCTCCGTGGAGGGAGGCAAATCTGTTCGAGTGGGTGACCGCCAGGGCGTGGCCCTGCCGGCCGCCGCGGCCTCGGGTGGGAAGGCCCTGCTCGCGTCGATGGACCCGGCGGCGGTCGAACAGCTGTACCGCCTGCAGGCCGAGCTGGTCGGCAGCCCCTTCGACGCGAAATCCCACACGCGGCTCGCCGCCGAGCTGGCAATGATCCGGATCCGCGGCTTCGCCGTCAACGACCAGGGCACCGAGGAGGGCGTCGGGGCAGTCGGCGTGGCCGTCTGGGACAGTTCGGGCGCAGCGGTGGCCGGGATGACCGTCTCCGTGCCCCGGGACCGGTTGCGTAGTGCGCTCGACGCCGGCCTGGTCGCCGAGCTGATGCGCTCACGGATTGAGCTGGAGGCCGACCTGCACGGCTTCGTCGCCGCCACCTGGTGACGGGCGCAGGCTAACGCTGGGTGCCGCCGGCGACTCCCCGGTTTCATCATGCTGGTGCTGATGCGGGTCACCATCGAGTTCTACATCGCCATGGTGCGGACCTCGCAGAACACGGCCGCCACGGTGGCGGAGCTGCAGTCATTGCGTCAGGACAACCAGCGCCGCTGATCCTCAGGATCGGGGGAGCCGGCGCACCACCGGCACTTCACCGTTCGGTACTCACCGAGAGGGCCGGAACTGCCTAGTTGAGCTCTTGAATGAGCGATAGAACCCGTTCGGCAGTCCCCCAGGACAAGGAGACTCCAGCACCACCGTGTCCGTAAGCGGTGATCGCGGGCAGGTCATAACCAGAGACATACTCGAGGCGAATTTTTTGGCGGGCTGGTCGCAGCCCCGCTGCGCGCCCAAGGACGGGCTGTTCCGCTAGTGCAGGCACGAGTTTGCTGGCCCGCTCCAAGATTGCTCGCTCCGTTTCCAGATCGAGGGCCGTGTCCCAGGAGTCTTCAATTGCGGTTCCTCCAACAATGATGTCCTCCCGTCGAGGGAAGACGTAGGTCAGGCCGTCAGGGTTGTCTTCGTCGGTGATCCATTCGGTTAGCCCGGGATTTGCCAGACGTACGATCTGTCCCCGGATGGGGTAGATCAAACTATCCCCACCCAATAATTCACCTCCGCGTATGCCCGTGGCGATGACTGCGGCGTCAGCGGAAGTGCCAAGTTCGGAAAGGTCGTTGACTTTGCCCTGTTTGAAGATGACACCCTTTCCAGCCACCTCTTGACGGAGCCAAGGCAAGTAAGCGGGAATCATGATGACGGGGACCGTAGCTCTAACTCCTGACAGAGCACCGGGTGGGAGCTGGCCCCTCATGGCCTCCAAGGCATCGGGGAGGAAACGTGCCCAGGAGCGGTCTTGGTCCGCTACCCGTTCAACAACAGTCCCTGTTCGTTGTTCGATTGCTGCGCCGGGGATTATCGACAGCTCATTGAAGCGTGTAAGAGAACGTTCGAGCAGGTGGTCGGCCAGGTCGCCTTGTTCGCTTCGAAAGGGAAACCAGACGGCAGCGGCTACGGAAGATACGGTTTCAGCAGTATCGGTGTCGGCTACGACGGTTACTTGATGCCCGGCAGTGGCAAGCTCGTGAGCCACCGATAGTCCGATAACGCCTGCACCGATCACAGTTCAGTTCGCTGGTGGCGGCGGCGTGGGCGATGATCGCGACTTGTTCGTCGGTGAGCCCGGTCTTGGACGCAGCCCCTGCGGTGAGGGTCTGGGAGGCCCTTTCGTACTGTGCGGAGGGCTGCTGTTAAGACGGGGCTTCGGGTAGCGCGCGTGTAACGATCTGGTAGCGCGGGTGCGGGGAGCGGGTAGCACTACCTCCTCGAGTTCGAGGATGACTCCCGCCGCGGCCAACGGCTGGTCGCTGGCGGAGAGGAACGTCGGCGATGACGGACTACCGGTTTGTGTTGGGCCTGCTGGTGCAGGGGTATGCGTACAGGCAGATCGAGGCGATGGCGGGGTGCTCGCATCGTGCGATCGCGCGGGCCCGGCGGGTCCTCGACGGCGAGGGCTGGACGACGCGTGAGCAGGTCGACGCGCTGACGCTGGAGGACATCGACCGGCTGTTCACCGATGGCCGCAAGAGCTTGGTCGAGGAGTTCGTCCCGGTCGACATCGAGAAGATCGTCGCCGCGCGGTTGGGGCGGAACAAGCCGCCGCTGAAGGTGTTGTGGGCGCGGTATCTGGAGACCGACGCTCCGGCGGGTGCACGGTTCTACGGGTATGAGCGGTTCTGTCAGATCGTCGCGGAGCACGTCCGCGTGAACGATCTGACCCTCCCGATCGCGCACGTCCCCGCCCATACGATGCAGGTCGACTGGGCGGGCACGCAGATGCAGCTGACGGACCCGGTGACCCGGCAGATGACGCGGGTGTCGGTGTTCGTCGCGTCGCTGCCGTTCTCCGGGATGGTGTTCGCGTACGGGTGCCTGGATGAGAAGCAGTCGGCCTGGCTGGACGCGCACCGCCGCGCGTTCGAGTACTTCGGCGGTGTCACCCAGGTGATCGTTCCGGACAACGCGTCGACCGCGTCGAACCAGATCAGCCGAACCGACAGGGCGCGAGACGTGAACTCGTCGTATGCGGAGTTCCTGGAGTACTACGCCACCGCCGCGGTCCCGACCCGCTCCTACCGGCCGCGGGACAAGGGGAACGTCGAGGCGGGGGTGAAGGTTGTCACGAACTGGGTGATCCACTACCTCGCCGACCGGGTGTTCGCGTCGCTGGACGAGTTGAACGGCGCCGTCGCCGTCCAAGTCGAGGCGATCAACGACCGGACCCCGTTCCGCGGTGAGCCGCGGTCTCGCCGCGGATGGTTCGCCGAGCACGAGCGGGGTGAGCTGATCCCGCTGCCTCCTCGGCGTTGGGAGCCGGTGATCTGGCGGAAGGCGAAGGTCCACCGCGACTGGCATATCCAGCTCGACACGATCAAGTACTCCGTCCCGTCTCGGTTCGCCGGGCTCAGTGTCGACGTCCGGATCATCGGGGAGCAGATCGACGTGCTCAGCGGCGGCGAGATCATCGCGACCCACCAGCAGGGGCCGCGACGCAACGGGTATGTCACCGACCCCGAGCACGCGCCCGCGCATGCCGAAGCGGTGTCGGGGCTCTGGACGCGCGGGTACTTCCTCCGCCAGGCCGCGAAGGTCGGGCCTGGCACGGTCGCGGCGCTGACGCGGCTGCTGGAGGGGAAGGTGATCGAAGCGCAGGGCTACCGGTCCTGCATGAACATCCTCGACCTCGGAGGCCGCGGCGGCAGGGTCCTGCTCGAGCAGGCCTGCCGGGGCCTGGTCGACGAAGATCCGCACCGGCAGATCACATACACCGCCGTCAAGAACCGCATCACTGCCCTCCGCGCCGCCCTCGACGCCCGCCCCACCGTCAGCAGCGAGGCCGGAATCGTCGTCGCGTCACCGGCGGGTGTCGGCACGCCGGGGCGCAGGGACACCAGTCGGGCGCACCTGGCCGGCGCCGGGTCGTTCAGCCTCGATGCGCTCCGATCAGCCGGCGAGACGGCGGGAGGCGACCGCTGATGCTTGAGCAGCACCTCACCACCGACGACATGCCCCTGTTCACGAGGTTGCGGATGACCGCGTTCGGGGAAGCGGTGATCGATATCGCGAACGATCCCGCCTTCGACCAGTGGACGTTCTCGCAGAAGATCCGCCACGCGCTCGAGCAGGAGACCGCGGCCCGCACCGAGCGGCGCGTGTTGAAGCTGTTGAAGGCGTCGCGGACACCGAACCCGGCTGCTTGCGTCGAGGACATCCGCTATCTGGACGGGAGGAACTTGAACCGGGAGCTTGTCGCCCGGCTCGCGGCCTGCCGTTGGATCGACCAGACTCACAACCTCGTGATCCTCGGCAAGTCCAGCGTCGGGAAGTCCTACCTCGCGCAAGCGCTCGTGAACGCCGCCTGCCGACGCGACTACACCGCGAAGTACTTCCGGCTCGACGACCTCGCGAACCAGCTCGCCGTCTACCACCGGCAAGACGCCGGGCGGCTGACGTTCCTCACCGGCCTGCACACCTGCGACCTGCTCGTGCTCGACGACTTCCTCACCACGCCGATCACCGGGGAGACAGCCGCCGAGCTGCTGAATATCCTCGCCGCTCGCGAAGGGAGAGGCTCGACCGTCGTGACCAGCCAGTTCGATCCCGAGGACTGGTACCGGTCGCTGCACGACGCCGTCATCGCGGAGTCAATCCTGAACCGCATCGTCAGCAACGCCGAGCTCGTCCAACTCGACGGCCCGAACATGCGCCGCCACACCCACACCGAGACGAGCGGCTGACGCCGGGCGCGCGGGCGCGGACCGCTACCCGGTCTCCGCGTCCGCGCTACCGGATCACTACATCCGCGCTACCCAAAGCCCCGGCTAAACACGATCGCCCGGCGCGAAGGGATCACCCTCGTCGCGATGCTCACCTGGCTTTCCAGCCTCATCGAGGTGTACAACGGCAGCGTTCTGCTATTCCAGCGTGATGACGCCGACACTTCGAACGGCTCGGCAGACAGAGCACACGATCCTCATCGCAGTTGTTGTGACAATCATTGTCGGTATGGGCGCTCCTGATGATCGGCGTCGGCCCGCTTCACGGCAGCAGTCTCGCTCGAGTGGCCGGGACCATCTCCGAAGGCCTCTCCGTCATCGGCTCGACATTCCTCGCGATCGCCTACCCGGCCGACGCGATCATCGAGCTCTTCAGCATCGTGATCACACTCATCATCTTCGCTTTGGTATGGATGCGTCGCGCGAATGTGTTCTTCCGACGACTGCGTTGACCAACCCACGGCTCTGGCACGTCCGCCCGACATCGCCGGAGGCACGCAGCCGCACTCGTGGTACGGGACGCTGAGAGACTTCGTCCCGTCCGGTACGACTCAGGGTTGCTCCTCGCTTGGAGGCTCGCTATACAGGAACTCCTCGAGGCGAGCAGTGTCGGCGTCGGTCCAACCATCGGGCGGGCAGACGCTCGCCCACCCCTCAACATACTCCGTAGCGTAGACGTGTCCGAAGCCGGGGGGCGTGTCGAGCTGGAAGATCAAGTCGGCCGCGGCATGGACGCCGCTCACGACCGGGTACCAACTAGCCGCCTCGGATACATCGAATCCGCGAGGCTGGTCCATCCATTCCGGCGACCTCCAGAGCACATCGATGCCCCAGAGCGGCACCGGGTCTGACGGATGCTGCAAGTACACGATCCTGGGCAGAGGCCAGTCCTGGCTGAGCGCTGGCTGGTCGGGATCTCGGGACAGGAACCGGACGGCGAGACCACCGTCGATGACTGGTTGCCAGACCGAAGAACCCTGATCCCGCTCTCGTGTGAGTTGGGAATGGATCGGATTCGTTCGCTTGGCGCCGACTATCAGAGCCCCCTGGGTGCCGGAGGTAAGGTTGGCGATCGACTCTGACGCATCCGCTCCGACAAAAGGCGCCTCGACACCGACGGTACCGAGGCTCTTACCGAAGAGCAGGAGCTTGGGCCGGTCATCCCGTGGGAGATCCGACCAGTGCGAGTGGACGGCACTGTATAGCGCGGATGCGCTCTCGATCTCCCGGCCCGGTTCCATGAAGACCGCGAGGAGACTGGGGAGGAATGAGTACTGGGTGGCCACAATTGCCGTGTCGCCGCGGTGCAACAGTTCGAGGGCGTCAGCAGCTTCGGGGATCACCCAACCCGTCCCGGTCGGCACCCAGACCACCAGGACCTCGCGATCGAACCCGCCGGCCCGGTCCAGCTCCCGGACCGCCAGCTCAGCCCGCTCGGACGCCGAGCCGGCAGAGTCCAGTCCCACGTAGACCCGCACCGGCTCCGAAAGCTCGGCGTCTGCGTCGTGGAACGTCCCGAGCTCAGCCGTCGTCGCCGATGCCACGAAATTGCGCCCCCAGCGCCCCAACGTGCCCCACGGAACAAGCGACTCGCTGCTGCCGGACACAGATGCTGAGCCGGGCTGCACCGTGCCCTCGTCGGTGCTCGCATTCGCCGACCCAAAGGTCGCATTGGCAAAGGCGGTGATTCCCAGCCACCCGCCCCAGCCCACGAGCACGGTGCCGAGGAAGAATACAACTAACCCGATCGGGGGTGCCGCTGGAACAGACGGCAGCAGGCGGCGGCTGAGCCGCGTCACCGCAAGCACGGCCTTGGCAATCAGCCGCCCGATGACAACGAGCATGACTCCGCCCAGGACGGACACCGACACCATCAACACCGCGTCGAGTCCGTCGACGGTCTCCATCCCCATGAGCCGGCGCTGATCGTTCTGCCAGGTCAGCCACAACACCGCACCCAACAACACTCCGCTCAGCCACCCAAGCCCGAGGACGATCCAGCCGATACGGCGAACGCCCCGCGCGACTGAGCGCCCGTTGCGCAGGAGGACCAACCGAAGGCAGAGCCCGATGAGGGTGCCGATCCCATAACCCATGGCGAGAGCAACGGCATTGATCCCAGCCTGCGTCGCCGGCATCCGCGGGATGAGTGTCGGCGTCAAGGCCGGCAACCAGAGCATGAGAGCGATCACCAACCCACCGAACGTCGGCCTTCCGAGCACCCGGATTCGCTGCACGGCAACGCCGGTGTCACTTTTTCTCATCGCCTACGCCTCCTCGGATCGGGTGCATCGTACGGGCCCGCGAGCGGTCGGTGTCAATGCGCGCGGGCACGGGCGACTGCGGCTCATGCCTCGGGGGCGAGACCACCGTCAGCACCCTCGGCCAAGATTCGGGCGAGCACGCCGGGGCGGGATGCCTCGGCACGTGGGTGCGGTGCGAGCAAGCTCGGCGGCGTCGGTGGTGCCAGGTTGCTCGCAGGGGCAAGCTGGTGCGCTGCTGCTGGTGAAGGTGGGCGCGTTCGACGGGGGTAAGGCGGTTGAACGCGTCGGTGTGAACGCGTTCGAGCTGCCCGGGTGGCGCGGTTTGCAGCAGGTACTGGTAGCGTGCAACCGCGGTCCGGGCCGCCTCGGTTGACGAGGGCGTCAACTCGACCACCGCGGGACGGACGTGTCGGCGACTCGGTGGGGGTTGTTTGGTCGCCGGCTGGCCTCTTCCTTCGCCGCGCGCAGACGTGGTCGCGGTGACGGCGTTCACCGCGTCCCGCAAGGAGCCCCCCCCCCCCCCCCCCCCCGGGGCTGAGCATCGGCCGCCGGTGTCGCCGACGGTGATGGGTTAAGGGGCCGGGAGGCGAGGCCGGCGAGACGGTCCAACATGCTGGGCATCACGGGCTCTCCTCTTGTGGTGGGGCCGGCCGTGGTGGGGCCGCGTCGATCGGCCGGGTATCGGTGGAGTTGCCACCGGGTGGCGCGTTGAACAGGTCCACTAGCCAGCTCGAGCCCAGCCCATCGGAAATCTCTTTCGACCGGTCCGCTTCTGCGCGCGCCGCGGCAGGGGCCGCAACGGAGATGCCTGACCCGATGAGTGGAAACCACGCCACCGACATCAGCCCCCACGCCCGCGCGTTGCCGGTCGGTACTGGCAGGCGCAGGGTAGTCCGGGTCACGGGCGGCGGTTCGACACGCACCTGCTGCGGGGTCAGATCGACTCCGCACGCGGCGGCGTCAGCCAAGACCGCGGTCAGCCGGTCCCGACCCCGTCGTCCCCACGACGCCATGAGAACGACGGGGTCGAGGCTGAACCCGCCCCGCTCAGGTGGAACGTGCACGCCGAGGTGGGCTGTGCGTGCTGCGAGCACCCGCACCCCGGCGAACAGCCCGTTCCAACGGGCCCGTTCCCGTGGCAGGACGATGTGCACGCACAGATCACCGTGCCCGGCGAACTGGCGCAGGCCGGTGGGCCACAGCGGTGCTTCCAAAACGGTTCTGCCCATGGGCGCGGTGAGCTGCTCGTGGCGCAGTTGGCATGGAACGCTCTGCCCAGTCACGGTGCGCTCCTTCCGGGCACTGCCCGTCGTACAGGGCGATCCGGGCACCCAGTCATCGACCAGGTGCCATGCCCAGGCTGTGTCGCCGGTGCGGTCGACACGGTGCGGGCATTCCAGGACGGCCCATCCTCGGCGATCAGACACTGTTCCCCGCTCACCGTACCTCTTCACGGCCCCGCGCACCATCGCCCGTTCCGCGGGTGCGACCACGGTGGTGACCTGCTCTTCGTCGCGCACGCCGTAATCGCGCGCACCGCAATCGGAACTCCCCGGCGTTGCGAGGGTCAGCCTCGTGGTCCAGCGCTGGTTCCCCATGTCGCATTGAAGGCGAGTCACTTGACTGGCGGAGAATACTGAGTGCTGCGGTATTGGTCGGTTGCGCAGAGCGTCGACCTCTCGCAGCCAACCTTTCACTCTCGAATGGGGAACCCAGTCGCAGCTGGAGCGAGTGTTCCCCGGAAGCCACTGATGTTCTCCCGATTGCGCCAGCAGCGACGACACCAAAAGCACCCCGGACGCATCCGGCGGTGGCCAACTCCAGCCTTCTGCCTGGAGGTGGCTTCCCGGTTCGAGGAGTACGAGCGAGGAGCCCAGCCAGAACACCAGGCCACCGGCTGAACGCATCAGCAATCTATGCTTCTTGATCACGCATTCTCAGATCGGACCATCGACGATTCGGCGATGCCTAGCGGATAGATCCGGGCACTAATCGCCTTCGCGATTTCCATGATGACAAGTGCGCCGACGGCGACGACGATCGCCCAGCCGATGAAGGTCGCGTTGAGCCCAATGGTTTCGAAGACCCCCTGCAGGAAGGGCACGTACACGACGGCGAGTTGAAGTAGAAGTGCGGCGACGAGCATCCCCATAAGGATGGGATTGCCGCGGAACCCCGTCCTCCAAACTGGTTTGCGGAATGACCGCGCCGACAACGCGCGAAGGAGCTGCACGAAGGCAAGCGTCGTGAACACCATGGTCGGTACGAGCTGCTGGGCCTCTGGCAACTGATCCGACCTTCTCGCGGCCTCGAACGTCAAGTATCCGACGAGGATCATCGCGGCCCCCAAGATTGGGCCGATGATAGCGATATGCATGCCGATGCCGCGACTGAAAATGCTTTCGGTGGGGGCGTACGGTCGGCGGCGCATGGTGTCGCGTTCGGGCCGCTCAACCCCCATTCCGAGGCCCAGCAGACCGTCGGTGAGGAGGTTGGAGAAGAGGATCATGATCGGAACGAGCAGGAGCGGCAGACCGAGCAGGGGCGGGATCGCTACGACGAGCACCTTGGCGACATTCCCAGAGATGGAGAACTGTACGAACCGTCGCACGTTGTCGTAGACGACCCGGCCTTCCTCGACGGCGGCAACGATCGTGGCGAAGTTGTCATCAAGCAGCACGACATCCGCGGCTTCCTTCGCTACATCCGTTCCCGAGCCCATGGCGACGCCGATGTTCGCCTTCTTCAGCGCAGGCGCGTCGTTCACCCCGTCGCCGGTCATCGCCACGATCTCACCGTTCACCTGCAGCGCTTCGACGATGCGAAGTTTGTGCTCAGGTGAGACACGGGCGTACACCGACACCTCACGTACCGCCCCGCAGAGCTCCTCGGGGGTCATCGGGTCGAGGTCGCGGCCGGTGATGACGCGGGCAGCAGGTGAGGCTATCCCGAGGTCCGCCGCGATTGCCCGAGCGGTGAGCGGGTGGTCGCCGGTGATCATGACTGGGCGGATGCCTGCGGTGCGACAAGTGGCAACGGCGTCCCTAGCCTCTGCCCGCGGCGGATCGACCATCGCCACGAGCCCAAGGAAGACCAGGTTGTCCTCGACGGACTCTTCGTCCTTCGAAGAGGGGAGGGCATCGAGCCCCTTCCCCGCCACGGCGAGGACCCGCATGCCCTTTGAGGTAAACGACTCAATCTCCTCACGCAGGCGGGCGCGATCGCCAACATTCAGCGAGGTCACGGCACCGTCTGCGAAGAGCGCCCCGCAACGGTCGACCATGGTGTCCGCGGCACCCTTGGTCAGCGCGAAATAGCCGGCCGTCCCGGCGATCTCGCGGAACCCCACGAGCGCCTCGGTACCAGCCGACGCAAGTTCATGCACCGTTGTCATGCGACCGCAAGAATGATCTCATCATCGTCAGCGGATTCAACGTCTACCCCAGCGAGGTCGAAGAGGTGCTGATGGCCCACCCCGCCGTCATCAAGCGGCCGTGGTGGGAATGCCCGACGCGACAGCGGGCGAGACCGTGCGAGCCGTGGTAGTCCGCGAGCACTCGACGCTCACCAGCGAGAACTGCGGGAATGGAGCCGACAGAAGCTGGCCGCCTACAAAGTGCCCCGACAGGTGGTGTTCGTCTCGGAGGTGCCCAAGTCGCCGATCGGAAAAATTCTCCGCAAAGACGTCCGCGCCGCACAGCACACTGCCCCCCACCTCCGCGATCGGCCTGGTACTGATGGGGTGCATGCCCGGCGGTACGACATCAAGTCTCTACACCTACTTCGCCAAAGCGAACCCCTCCCTAAGCGTCATCGTCACGGTCATGACAACCCTCGCCGCGATCCTACTCACCCCACTGCTGCTACTCGTCTACGGCGGCGCGCTCGCCGGCGACATCGAGATCCCGCTCGGCAACGTCGTGGTCAGCCTGATCCTGCTGATCCTGCCCGTTGTGATCGGGATGGCGATGCGGCGCTGGACGGCGAACGTCGACGGCGCGCTGGAAGTGCTCGGCAGCGTTCTAGGGATGGTTTTCATCCTGTTGCTGCTGGTCACGTGGGTACCGGGCAACTGGCCACTGCTGATCGCCACACCGTGGCAGGTGTACGTCGGGGCGATCGCCCTCCCCTGATCGGGATGCTGCTCGCTTACAACTGGGGACGGCTGGGGCGGCTCTCAGCCAATCGCGAGGAACAAGGCATCCCTGAGCTGCTCTGACGCGCACAACTGTTCTTCGCCGGCCACCCGCTCGACCGGGGCAGGCGGGGTGGGCGTGCTTTCCAGTCGCGCGGTTGCCCTATTGCGCCGCGAAGGCCCGCCCACCCTTTGCGAGGGTGATGAGGGACACGGAGCGGATCGTGGACATCACGACCGCCCACAAGGCGACCTTGGCGTCTATGGCGCGCGGAAGATCCACACGGAGCTGAATCGTCAGGGCGTCCCGGTCGCCCGCTGCACTCGCCGCGGCTGCTCACCTACGACGCGGAGGAGAACCGGCCCATGCTCGATCAGCGAAGCGCTGGGATACGAGCCGATCGGCTACGAGGGAGCCCGGAAGAAGGTGCTCGGCGTCTTCAACCCGATCGAGCTCCGGAGCAGTGGTACCGCGATCGCGTAGGAAAGCGCTCCGAGAAGAGCCCACCACAGATCCAGGCCAAACCACATGACGCCGAACGGCGGTATGAATACCAGCACCCACGCAGCGGCCACGATGGCCTTGGCCGGAGCAGGCGGAAGCGGTCCGATCACCTCCCAGCGTGCGAGGAGGAGCGTCACGACGTAGAGAACTGCCAACACCACCGCCAACACCGGCAGCCGCGACCACCACCACGCCGCCGTTTCAGGGTTCGGAGACAGACCCGGCAGCGCCAGCTCGATGCCCTTGACGAAGAGGATAACCGGCAGGTGCCACAGGTAAATCGTCATCAGACGCGAGCCGGTGAACAGGACAAAGGCGCGGACGCTGCGGGTTTCCATGAGACGGGTGAGGGGTCGGCGCAGAAGTCGCAGGAGGCACGCCTGGGCGAGTCCCAGCAGGACGAGCGGTAGCGTCGCGGGATTGAGGTTGTAGAGCATGTTGTTGTTGTACGGGCCCCACGCCGTCAACGCCCCGAGTGCCAGATAGCACCCCGCGACAATCGCAACCAGGGCGAGCGGAGTGCGACGATCGAACCAGCCGTCGGCGTACCAGAAGCCGATTTGCTGCACCAGTATCCAGACGAAGGCCAGGTTCAGCAGACCGATGTCCCGCTCCCCCGTCGTGAAACGGGCAACGTCGACCGCGACGACGAGCGCCGCCAGCACCGCGATCGTGGTCCGGGGGACGCTTGTATGGAGCCGCATCATGCTCGGGACCGCGGTCTGGCAGAGCAGGTATGCGGCGAGGAACCAGAGCGGCGATCCGGCTCCCACGGCCGCATCGGCCACGAGCGCAGTCGGAACGGGCAGGAACGACACCACCGTCAGGACCACGGCGAAGAAGAGGAAAAGGGGTAGCGAGGGCTGGGTGAGCCGTAGTACACGGGCCCGGATGAACCCGTTTGGTGTCGTTCCCCTGAGTTGTGCGGAGCGCCATCCGAGCGCTGCGGCGAATCCGCCGACGACGAAGAAGAGTGGCATTATCTGTCCCACCCACGACGCCGCGGCGAACCACGGCTGGCGCTCGAGTGGAAAGGACGCGACGAGTCGTCCATCGGGCGTCGTCCCGATACCCGTCTGCAGGAGGTGCATGACGAGCACGACCATCACGCATGCTACCCGAGCGAGATCCAGCGTGAGATCTCGGGTGGGTGGAATCGACGTTCCTAATGCTGAGGGTTTGCGCGTCGTGCCCACCGGCTCTCCTATTCCGTCCCTCGGCCCACCGCCTTGGCGTCTGAGAGTATCTCGCGGTCAGCGAGAAAGCCATGGCTCCCGGCGGATTCTCAGGCGCCAGCCGATGTACCAGAGGGCGCCGAGAAGGATGACAACTATCCCAGGGAGAAGAGCGGCTGGCCGGTCGTGCTCCGGAGGGGTGAAGATGCGTTCCCACAGAAGTGAGCGGAAAACCCAGCAGGCCTCATGCATTCTGTCCTTGCCTGTGGCGAGGTGGACGTCAGCGGTGTGTCAGGCAACGACCCGCTCATTCACCATCAGCTCCTCTCTAGGCGCGCCGTTGGGCGCCGCAGTTGCTCGACCTGGTCGTTGGTGTCGCTGGTGTCTGTTTCGAGGATGGAGGCGATGCGTTCCCGCTCGGCGGGCGTCCAGGTTGTGCGGCCACGCATCCGCTCGCCAAAGGTGACGGGGTTCAGCTGCAGCGGGTCCCAAGCCTCTTGAGGGTGGTGATACTCGGTGCGCCGGCGCCGTCGGTGATGGACTCTCTAATGCGGTAGGGGAAAGATGCGGTCGGGCCCGTGTGCCGAGGCGCGGTGCGCGGTGACCGACCGGCGCGGCCTCGGGTCCCAGAGCGCGCGCTCGATGTACGCGTCGATCGCC comes from Citricoccus muralis and encodes:
- a CDS encoding acyltransferase family protein; translation: MGTTRKPSALGTSIPPTRDLTLDLARVACVMVVLVMHLLQTGIGTTPDGRLVASFPLERQPWFAAASWVGQIMPLFFVVGGFAAALGWRSAQLRGTTPNGFIRARVLRLTQPSLPLFLFFAVVLTVVSFLPVPTALVADAAVGAGSPLWFLAAYLLCQTAVPSMMRLHTSVPRTTIAVLAALVVAVDVARFTTGERDIGLLNLAFVWILVQQIGFWYADGWFDRRTPLALVAIVAGCYLALGALTAWGPYNNNMLYNLNPATLPLVLLGLAQACLLRLLRRPLTRLMETRSVRAFVLFTGSRLMTIYLWHLPVILFVKGIELALPGLSPNPETAAWWWSRLPVLAVVLAVLYVVTLLLARWEVIGPLPPAPAKAIVAAAWVLVFIPPFGVMWFGLDLWWALLGALSYAIAVPLLRSSIGLKTPSTFFRAPS
- a CDS encoding cation-translocating P-type ATPase — encoded protein: MTTVHELASAGTEALVGFREIAGTAGYFALTKGAADTMVDRCGALFADGAVTSLNVGDRARLREEIESFTSKGMRVLAVAGKGLDALPSSKDEESVEDNLVFLGLVAMVDPPRAEARDAVATCRTAGIRPVMITGDHPLTARAIAADLGIASPAARVITGRDLDPMTPEELCGAVREVSVYARVSPEHKLRIVEALQVNGEIVAMTGDGVNDAPALKKANIGVAMGSGTDVAKEAADVVLLDDNFATIVAAVEEGRVVYDNVRRFVQFSISGNVAKVLVVAIPPLLGLPLLLVPIMILFSNLLTDGLLGLGMGVERPERDTMRRRPYAPTESIFSRGIGMHIAIIGPILGAAMILVGYLTFEAARRSDQLPEAQQLVPTMVFTTLAFVQLLRALSARSFRKPVWRTGFRGNPILMGMLVAALLLQLAVVYVPFLQGVFETIGLNATFIGWAIVVAVGALVIMEIAKAISARIYPLGIAESSMVRSENA
- a CDS encoding alpha/beta-hydrolase family protein; protein product: MRKSDTGVAVQRIRVLGRPTFGGLVIALMLWLPALTPTLIPRMPATQAGINAVALAMGYGIGTLIGLCLRLVLLRNGRSVARGVRRIGWIVLGLGWLSGVLLGAVLWLTWQNDQRRLMGMETVDGLDAVLMVSVSVLGGVMLVVIGRLIAKAVLAVTRLSRRLLPSVPAAPPIGLVVFFLGTVLVGWGGWLGITAFANATFGSANASTDEGTVQPGSASVSGSSESLVPWGTLGRWGRNFVASATTAELGTFHDADAELSEPVRVYVGLDSAGSASERAELAVRELDRAGGFDREVLVVWVPTGTGWVIPEAADALELLHRGDTAIVATQYSFLPSLLAVFMEPGREIESASALYSAVHSHWSDLPRDDRPKLLLFGKSLGTVGVEAPFVGADASESIANLTSGTQGALIVGAKRTNPIHSQLTRERDQGSSVWQPVIDGGLAVRFLSRDPDQPALSQDWPLPRIVYLQHPSDPVPLWGIDVLWRSPEWMDQPRGFDVSEAASWYPVVSGVHAAADLIFQLDTPPGFGHVYATEYVEGWASVCPPDGWTDADTARLEEFLYSEPPSEEQP